Within Candidatus Binatia bacterium, the genomic segment CGTCCGGGCGCTCGGCGGGGAGAACGACACGCTGCACGGCAAACAAGCTATCGCCGAATATTTCGGACTCGCGCTTGAACGCTATCCAGCGCTACGCTTTGAGCCGATCTCGGTCTCTACTGGACCTCGGACCGTCGCCATCGAGTACCAATCACAGCACACCGGAAGCAACGAGCCGACGCTGGAATTGCTGGAGCTGAATGGTGCCGGCCTG encodes:
- a CDS encoding nuclear transport factor 2 family protein, which codes for MEAWNAHDLNRILALYTPDARHTSKRVRALGGENDTLHGKQAIAEYFGLALERYPALRFEPISVSTGPRTVAIEYQSQHTGSNEPTLELLELNGAGLIIHSRVYHGP